One genomic window of Salvia miltiorrhiza cultivar Shanhuang (shh) chromosome 4, IMPLAD_Smil_shh, whole genome shotgun sequence includes the following:
- the LOC131021081 gene encoding 3-ketoacyl-CoA synthase 7: MSINSANTSWAKIITPFAFSQCGVAIAVAIASLLLVYFFSSSKSRPIYLIDFCCYLPPPDLRATPANYIEHFELCAAHDREAIDFQAKMIKRSGIGDEACLPVSVHQIPPDKSLSCTRVETETVLFSVVKDLLSKHSINAKSVDILVTNCSIFCPTPSITAMIINKFGFRSNIKSVSLSGMGCSAGLVAISLAKDLLRVQGNSLALVLSMEAVTPSGYDGSIKSMLLANTLFRMGGVAVLLSNKKQDRLRAKYKLRYLLRTHMGSDDQSYHSVIQKDDGAGSVGVALSRSLLHVAANALKINLTELGPSCLPLSEQLLYGWSVFLGKFRNAARKQEIYVPNFKKAFEHFCIHAGGRAIIDAVEEGLRLNKEDGEASRMTLHRFGNTSSSSVWYELSYLEAKGRIRKGDRVWQIAFGSGFKCNSAVWECISELDHNIRNAWSSNIHLYPVQILDVADH; the protein is encoded by the coding sequence ATGTCGATTAACTCTGCAAATACAAGCTGGGCCAAAATTATCACCCCCTTTGCCTTCTCTCAATGTGGAGTAGCCATTGCAGTCGCTATCGCCTCTCTGTTACTTGTATActtcttctcttcttccaaATCCCGTCCCATTTACCTGATAGACTTCTGCTGCTACCTACCGCCTCCAGATCTTCGTGCCACACCGGCTAACTACATAGAACACTTTGAGTTATGTGCTGCTCACGACAGGGAAGCTATCGATTTCCAAGCTAAGATGATCAAGAGGTCAGGCATCGGTGATGAGGCCTGTCTTCCTGTTTCAGTACATCAAATCCCACCTGATAAATCTCTCAGCTGCACCCGAGTGGAAACGGAGACCGTTCTTTTCTCAGTCGTGAAAGACCTCCTCAGCAAGCACAGCATCAACGCGAAAAGTGTTGACATTCTAGTGACCAACTGCAGCATCTTCTGCCCCACACCATCTATCACGGCTATGATCATAAACAAGTTTGGGTTCAGAAGCAATATCAAGAGCGTCAGCCTTAGTGGGATGGGATGCAGTGCCGGCCTCGTGGCCATTAGTCTAGCAAAAGATCTCTTGAGAGTGCAAGGAAACTCACTGGCTCTGGTTCTCAGCATGGAGGCAGTGACCCCTAGTGGCTATGATGGTAGCATCAAGTCCATGCTTTTAGCCAACACGTTGTTTCGTATGGGAGGCGTTGCTGTGTTGTTGTCGAACAAGAAGCAAGACAGGTTGAGAGCCAAATACAAGCTTCGATATCTCTTGCGAACACATATGGGGTCGGATGATCAGTCATACCACTCCGTCATCCAGAAAGACGATGGAGCGGGATCTGTGGGTGTTGCGCTATCGAGATCTCTTCTACATGTCGCAGCAAATGCCctgaaaataaatttaacagAATTAGGCCCTTCTTGCTTACCACTTTCCGAGCAGCTTCTCTATGGATGGTCAGTCTTTCTAGGAAAATTTCGGAATGCAGCAAGGAAACAGGAAATATACGTACCAAACTTCAAGAAGGCGTTTGAGCATTTCTGCATACATGCAGGTGGAAGGGCAATCATTGATGCTGTGGAGGAAGGGCTGAGGCTGAACAAAGAAGATGGAGAAGCATCCAGGATGACGCTCCATAGATTCGGCAACACTTCATCTTCTTCAGTTTGGTACGAGCTGAGCTATCTGGAGGCGAAAGGCAGGATTAGGAAGGGAGACCGGGTGTGGCAAATTGCATTTGGCAGCGGCTTCAAATGCAATAGCGCGGTGTGGGAGTGCATATCAGAACTCGACCATAACATCCGAAATGCCTGGTCGAGTAACATACATTTGTACCCAGTTCAGATCCTTGATGTAGCAGATCACTAA